A genome region from Oscillatoria sp. FACHB-1406 includes the following:
- a CDS encoding BMC domain-containing protein codes for MPQAVGALETKGFPGILAAADAMVKAGRVTLVGYIRVGSARFTVNIRGDVSEVKAAMDAGIAAVENAYGATLESWVIIPRPHENVVAVLPIEYNEKVEVYRESVNGPRMLGPLPGGDR; via the coding sequence ATGCCACAGGCAGTTGGAGCGCTGGAAACCAAAGGGTTTCCCGGCATCCTTGCAGCAGCAGACGCGATGGTCAAAGCAGGGCGCGTTACATTGGTGGGTTACATCCGAGTCGGAAGCGCTCGTTTTACCGTCAACATTCGGGGGGATGTTTCCGAAGTGAAAGCGGCGATGGATGCCGGAATTGCTGCCGTTGAAAACGCTTACGGTGCGACCTTAGAATCCTGGGTGATTATTCCCAGACCTCATGAGAATGTCGTTGCTGTTTTGCCCATTGAATACAACGAAAAAGTTGAAGTTTACCGCGAATCTGTGAACGGCCCCAGAATGCTCGGCCCCCTACCGGGCGGCGATCGCTAA